The Aneurinibacillus migulanus genome contains the following window.
GGGCATCATGCTACTGCTTTCGACATGTGTATCATTGCACGTGAGCTTACACGGCATACAGAAGTACTGCGTATCACCTCACGCAAACAAGCAATCATACAACGAAGCGGACGGTCAAATCATCGGCTTCGCAACACGAACACGCTGCTAGGGATGTACCCTGGCGTCGATGGATTAAAAACGGGATACACACCTCGTGCGAAATATTGTCTGTGCGCCACTGCGCCGCATCCAAAACTTGGCCGATTAATTGCTGTTGTGATGGGAACTCCGACAAAAAAGAGGCGTAATGAAGAAGCTGCGGCCCTGCTTGCCTATGCAGATACGTTCACATAGAGCCGATTAATCATCGAGTGTGAAGCCCATACCGTATTTACGCAGCCGGTACTGCAGGCTTTGTCGACTAATGCCGAGTTCGCGGGCCGCTCGTGACACGTTGTTCCCATTCTTTTCAATGACATGGCGGATGTATTTTTTTTCGAATGCCGCCATTCGGCTTTTCAAATCATGCGGGACATGAGCAAAGCTGGTATCTGTCTCTTCCGCTTTTGTTTCAACGGGTAGCGGACTTACATCGTATACTGGAACTTCTTCGGCCTCGCCTCTTGATAGATGCAACAGCTTCCGCCGAATGTGATGAGGCAAGTGCTGCATACCGATCTCCACTTCATCGGCAATGAAGTTCATCGTTCCTTCGATTGCATGTTCAAGTTCCCGTACATTGCCCGGCCAACCATATTCATGGAAGGAATGCAGTACATCCGGGTGGATGCTCTCTACATTCATATGGAATAATCGATTGTATTTCTGGATAAAGTGAAAGGCTAATTGTTCAATATCAGGTTGTCGTTCCCGAAGGGGTGGAATGAACAAGGTGACGACACCAAGCCGATAATACAAGTCTTTGCGCAGACGCTCACCTGCGATCGCATCGATCGGATCTTCGTTCATCGTCGCGATGATACGTACATCAATCTCCATGTCTTTCGTATCACCGATACGGCGAATCTTCTTCTCCTGCAAGGCTCGCAGCAGTTTGGCCTGCAGAGGAGGACTCATCGAGTTAATCTCATCGAGCAGGAGTGTGCCGCCCCGGGCTTGTTCGAATAGACCCGGCCGTTCGATCGCTCCTGTAAAGGCGCCGCGCTTTGTGCCGAACAGAAGCCCTTCGATAAGGTGTTCTGGTAATGCCGCACAGTTCTGCGAGATGAACGGACCGGATGAGCGAGTGCTGTCATTGTGAAGGCTCTGGGCGAACAATTCTTTGCCCGTTCCAGTTTCTCCGACGATGAGTACGGAAGAGGAGGTGCGGGCTGCGCGGCGTCCCATGTCGATAACTTCGCGGATGGCTGCGCTCTCCCCGATAATGCTCTCGAATACGTAGCGCGTGTCTTTGTCCTTTAGAAAGTTTTCACGCAGCATATGTTCCATACGTGTAATGTCGTTAGCGAGTTCAAGCGCTGCCACAGTCTGTTCTTGTTCCTGAATCGGAAATGTATTATTAATTGTTGTAATTTGCTTACCTTTTGCGTTGAAGTACGTTTGCTTTACATTTTTTGTCGTCTCGCCCTGATGCAGTGCACGCAACAGGGTACTCTCTTGTTCTTCAGTAAACGTAAAGACATCAAGCAAGCTTTTTCCAAGCACGGTTTCTTTTTTCATTGCTTCGATTTCAGACATTTTTTCATTGTAGATAATCGATACGCCATCTTCATCGATAACATGAATTCCTTCGTTAATTTGGTCGAGGATATATTCGTAAATTCGTAGCTTCCGTTCCAATTTCTCTCTTTCTGATATGTTCATTTTTTGCACCCCGTTTTATCGCTGGTTTTATACCTGCAATAAAATTAATCATGGATATGCAAAAAAATCAAGCACATAAATAAAAACGGGGCAGAAGCACCCCGTTTTTTTCTTATTTTGCTTCCATTTGCCGCACGAATTCGCGCATTAATTCTGGAAGGTTGTTCCAAGCATGACCGGAGATGAGATTCCGATCGACGTGGAATTGTTCATCTACATAGGTAGCTCCGCATGCTTCGACTTCCGGCTTGCACGCAATGTATGCGGTAAGCTCGCGATTTTTTAATACATCACGCAGTACAGTAAGCGATACACTAGCGTGGCAAAGTATCATAATCGGTTTATCTGCTTCAAAGAAATGGCGCACGATGCGGGAGAAATCTTCATGCATGCGGATATGTTCTGGTGCTCGTCCACCCGGGATAATCAATCCGTCATAGTCTTCCGGACGAATCTCGGCAAATGCCTTGGTTGCTTCTAGCTGATAGCCCCGTTTCTCGGTAAATGTCTCCCAATCTTCAAAGTCATGTACGACGGTATGCAGGGTTTTCTTGTTCGGAGCCGCAATATCGGCCTCATACCCTTGCTCAAGTGCACGATAATAAGGATAATAGGCTTCTAAGGCTTCAACGGCATCGCCGGTAACAATCAATACTTTTTTTGCCATGAATAAAACACCTCTCTAGTTAAAATGTTTTGTGCATAGTTGATTGTACTCGTATAAGGGGTGAAGCGTGAAGGACGCACTTTTTTGTGCGTAGGTATCATAAAAGGTACTATAGAAGAAAGATAAGGATAGGAGCGTTGCAAAATGGCAGGCGATTTACGCAAAGATATCAAGAAACGGATTGCGGAGAAAGACTTTAACTGTGAGAAAGAATTAACGCTATCTATTATAAGCGGAAAGTGGAAAATCGTAATTTTATATCATTTGGGTGTGGATGGTGCGTTGCGTTTCAGTGAGATTCAGCGCCTGTTCCCTAAAATTACGCATAAAATGCTAACAAATCAGCTGCGTGAGCTTGAAGAGGATGAGGTAGTACAGCGCCATGTATATCCGGAAGTTCCGCCACGTGTAGAGTATTCGTTAACCGGGCTAGGTGAGAGCCTGATGCCGATTATTCAGATGATGTATGAATGGGGCAAAACAAGAATGAGAGAATTAAAGAACACGACAGAAGAAGAAAAGAGACACGTGTAGGTGTGTCTCTTTTTTCATCTCCAAATAGAGTATCATCACTTTGGCTGTCGCATTATTTATGCTCCTTTTTCTCTGGTACAGGATCTATACCGCCTGGGTGGAATGGATGGCACTTCAGCAGGCGTTTAACGGTTAACCATCCGCCTTTAAGTGCGCCGAAGCGTCGAATCGCCTCCAGCCCATAATGCGAGCAGCTTGGATAGAAGCGGCAGGACGGCGGGAGTAGGGGCGAGATAAGTCGTTGATAGAAACGAATGATGAAAATGAATACTGACTGCATTGTGAAACTCCTTTACTTACTGTTGTGTCGCCGTCTTCTGGAACATTTCCTGCCATTTTTCATGGATTTCTTCTATCGGTAAGTCGATGCCGATGAGCACTAGATAATAATCTGTTATGTCTTCGATTTTTTCCCATTCTGTTCGTTTAGCAGCGTATTGCATTAGATACATGCCATCTTTGCCTGTAACAGGAAGATAGCCTTTGGCACGCAACAAATACGGATGATATGTTTTTAGCAACTTTTCTAATTTTTTGGCCTGTACGGCTCCATGTATAGGCAAGGTAGATGTCTGCACCCTGGAATATGAGCCTTCGTTTGCTTCCGTATGAACAGGATGATGCTCGTGTTTGTGCGGCTGTGCAGGGGAGACAATGTTGAATAGCGGTTTTTTATAGCTTTCAGTTTTTTGAAGATGTGTTATTGTTTCGAATACAGAGTTTAGGTTAATTTCGCTGTAGGTCGTAAATACAATCGGTGAGCGTTCGTTCTGTTTGCGTAGTGCTTTCAGTAGTTTCGATTTGTGGGCTTCCTTCATATCCTCCGTTTTGTTAACAATGATAATGTCTGCAACTTCTACCTGACGCTTTACTGTACGTACCAGTTGCCTGTCTACCTCGAAGATGCTCGTATATTCGAGATAATAATAGGAGTCCAGGGTGGTTAGGATCGTATGGAAGCGAACTTTTTCCTTTAATTGCGGTTCTGTCAGCATGTCGATAACTTCTTCAGGGTTCGCCACTCCGGTTAGCTCTACAAAAATAACATCTGGTTGCTGGGTTAGCAGTTTCTCCATGCTACCGACGACTTCGCTTTTTTTGCTGCAGCAGATGCAGCCGTCGAGCAGTTTCTCCATAATTTGGCTTTCTTGCATAGTCGCATTGACCAGGCGGCCGTCTACGTCAATCGTGCCGAGTTCGTTCATTAGAACCGCAGGTTGAAGATTGCGCTGGGTCGCTTCTTGTAATAAGCGAAGCAGTAACGTCGTTTTACCGCTGCCCAGAAAGCCGCTCACGATGACAACAGGAATTTGTGGCATATTTTTCCTCCAGAATGTTGAGTATAACTTGTTACCATATTATGATGGTAGCAAAAGAAGGAGGTGAAATCAATGTTAATAAACAAAGCTTATAAGTTTCGCATCTACCCAAATAAGGAACAAGCAGTACTCATCAATAAAACGATTGGCTGTAGTCAATTCATTTTTAATCACTTCCTGACAAAGTGGAAGGAGACGTATAAGGAGACAGGAAAGGGATTAACCTATAACACCTGTTCTTCCCAACTTCCACAACTCAAGAAAGCATTCGCTCAAAGAAGNATCATCAGTAAAGAATCTCGCTGATGCTTACTCACGATTCTTTAAAAAGCAAAACGATGCTCCACGCTTCAAAAGCAAAAAGAACAAGGTTCAGTCCTATACAACGAAAGAGAAAGGATGCCGCCGGAGAAGCAGCATCCTTTCCATCTGTACTATATTAGCCGATGACGGCGTATCCTATGTAAAATACGGCGGCTATATCGATAAAGAATAAAATCCAGAGCAAAGGAATATGCATCCCTTTCTTTCCCCTCACTAAAATGGACTCCATTAGAGCGATGAGAATAAGCGCAAGGAAGCCTTTTACGAGCGTAATCGGCATTGCGTTTAGTTGCATCACTAGCCTGATGCCCGTAAAGAGTACGAACAGGTAGACCAGACGTAATATCATGTGTGTAACCAATTGGCCGCGCATATTTCGCCGACGCAGTAGAATGTAGCTAATGAAGAACAGAATGAGGGCAATCACCCAGAAGCTTGAATGTAAGTCAACCGACGACATCGAACACGTGTCTCTCCTCGCTATTATGTAATTGGCTACTGTCGCGTTTTCAATACTGTCTGAACAATAGACCCTTTCAACTATATCATAGGATACAAGTAGACTTGAATACCTGAACGAAGCAGTTCCATAAAATAGGAAGCAGTGGCATACTGAGTTAACGCTCTATCCGATGTTTGCGGAACAACAATCCTTTCAAATACAGCTATCCTGAGTATAAATAAAGGATATATCCGAAAATAGACATGAAGAAAAGCAGGGAAAGCCACAGTAGTGTATTGTAAGGAGTCCTTTCTTCAAGAATGAACGAAACGGAAAGGACAAGAAGTGAATGAATTCTCCTCTTCCCTTTCTTTGGGCATATGCATATATTGCAACGTGCGAAAAAAGGAGGGAGTAAGAATGAATTTTCCTAAAGAAAACAGACTCACCTATCATTTGAATAAAGCAACCATGTATATGATGTTCGCAGATAAATACAAGTATACAGATCCGGTTCTGCACGAGAAGTATTATAAAAAATATATTAAACACGTAAGCAGACTGGAGGCGTATTACGAAAGCGGAAAAGAATATAACGGAATACCACTCTACATGGATACACATGCATTACAAGTGTCCACTGTGGACCGTGAAATGAATATGACTGATATGATGCCGCTTCATAATGTAGGTGTTCGGCTTTTACATGCATCTCCGGATGTACCGGCAGTAGACGTATATGCAAACGGCGTGCGGATCGCACAAAATATTGCCTACGGTCAGGCTACAGAATATTTGCCAATCCCATCCCGGACGTATAAGGTAGAACTTTTCCCTGCAGGTAAAAATCCGACAGGGCGTCCGCTATTAAGCCAAACACTGGACGTAGATGCTAGAAAATTCTATACGGTTGCCATAGTCGGCAAACAGGCTGCTTTTACCTTGCTGCCGATTGCTGATATGCCTGTACCTGTGTATGGTAAAGCGAAAGT
Protein-coding sequences here:
- the yidD gene encoding membrane protein insertion efficiency factor YidD, whose amino-acid sequence is MQSVFIFIIRFYQRLISPLLPPSCRFYPSCSHYGLEAIRRFGALKGGWLTVKRLLKCHPFHPGGIDPVPEKKEHK
- a CDS encoding DJ-1/PfpI family protein — translated: MAKKVLIVTGDAVEALEAYYPYYRALEQGYEADIAAPNKKTLHTVVHDFEDWETFTEKRGYQLEATKAFAEIRPEDYDGLIIPGGRAPEHIRMHEDFSRIVRHFFEADKPIMILCHASVSLTVLRDVLKNRELTAYIACKPEVEACGATYVDEQFHVDRNLISGHAWNNLPELMREFVRQMEAK
- a CDS encoding CobW family GTP-binding protein, producing MPQIPVVIVSGFLGSGKTTLLLRLLQEATQRNLQPAVLMNELGTIDVDGRLVNATMQESQIMEKLLDGCICCSKKSEVVGSMEKLLTQQPDVIFVELTGVANPEEVIDMLTEPQLKEKVRFHTILTTLDSYYYLEYTSIFEVDRQLVRTVKRQVEVADIIIVNKTEDMKEAHKSKLLKALRKQNERSPIVFTTYSEINLNSVFETITHLQKTESYKKPLFNIVSPAQPHKHEHHPVHTEANEGSYSRVQTSTLPIHGAVQAKKLEKLLKTYHPYLLRAKGYLPVTGKDGMYLMQYAAKRTEWEKIEDITDYYLVLIGIDLPIEEIHEKWQEMFQKTATQQ
- a CDS encoding DUF4397 domain-containing protein, with translation MNFPKENRLTYHLNKATMYMMFADKYKYTDPVLHEKYYKKYIKHVSRLEAYYESGKEYNGIPLYMDTHALQVSTVDREMNMTDMMPLHNVGVRLLHASPDVPAVDVYANGVRIAQNIAYGQATEYLPIPSRTYKVELFPAGKNPTGRPLLSQTLDVDARKFYTVAIVGKQAAFTLLPIADMPVPVYGKAKVRFVHLSPDAPAVDIAVTGGPILFRNVSFKQATGYIEVPAGTVDVEVRLAGTAQIVLTVPNVTLRTNVVYSSFAIGLAQGHPPLKALLLLDNSM
- a CDS encoding DUF1516 family protein — encoded protein: MSSVDLHSSFWVIALILFFISYILLRRRNMRGQLVTHMILRLVYLFVLFTGIRLVMQLNAMPITLVKGFLALILIALMESILVRGKKGMHIPLLWILFFIDIAAVFYIGYAVIG
- a CDS encoding sigma-54 interaction domain-containing protein → MNISEREKLERKLRIYEYILDQINEGIHVIDEDGVSIIYNEKMSEIEAMKKETVLGKSLLDVFTFTEEQESTLLRALHQGETTKNVKQTYFNAKGKQITTINNTFPIQEQEQTVAALELANDITRMEHMLRENFLKDKDTRYVFESIIGESAAIREVIDMGRRAARTSSSVLIVGETGTGKELFAQSLHNDSTRSSGPFISQNCAALPEHLIEGLLFGTKRGAFTGAIERPGLFEQARGGTLLLDEINSMSPPLQAKLLRALQEKKIRRIGDTKDMEIDVRIIATMNEDPIDAIAGERLRKDLYYRLGVVTLFIPPLRERQPDIEQLAFHFIQKYNRLFHMNVESIHPDVLHSFHEYGWPGNVRELEHAIEGTMNFIADEVEIGMQHLPHHIRRKLLHLSRGEAEEVPVYDVSPLPVETKAEETDTSFAHVPHDLKSRMAAFEKKYIRHVIEKNGNNVSRAARELGISRQSLQYRLRKYGMGFTLDD
- a CDS encoding winged helix-turn-helix transcriptional regulator — its product is MAGDLRKDIKKRIAEKDFNCEKELTLSIISGKWKIVILYHLGVDGALRFSEIQRLFPKITHKMLTNQLRELEEDEVVQRHVYPEVPPRVEYSLTGLGESLMPIIQMMYEWGKTRMRELKNTTEEEKRHV
- a CDS encoding PLDc N-terminal domain-containing protein; this translates as MCICPKKGKRRIHSLLVLSVSFILEERTPYNTLLWLSLLFFMSIFGYILYLYSG